The following coding sequences lie in one Oligoflexia bacterium genomic window:
- a CDS encoding 50S ribosomal protein L11 methyltransferase → MRKKTLTVNPPLDTFWELRLEGLPRSLEPSLSVWLFNQGCWGIVENLLFSQPLLRYEAKIKTTKLISITAYFDPRMRDEMEWKVSRWLQSRSPLTRMSWELQANQDWLKEWKKYFKPFSAAGLRFVPAWEVSKLMPRAKTVIIEPGMAFGTGTHATTRFAIEHLKKLSKKNKIKGKTILDVGAGSGILSVVAEKFGALKCLAIDNDPESWRECRKMFKLNKTKKCRVTEKQLHQIKKKYDVVVANIIDGVLMELKKPLLNALKPGGYLILSGILTDGASAFIKSFLSRTNCKLMSETKDEEWTSLIISK, encoded by the coding sequence TTGAGAAAAAAAACACTAACTGTGAATCCTCCCTTAGACACGTTTTGGGAGTTAAGACTTGAAGGTCTTCCTCGATCACTTGAACCATCTCTTTCTGTGTGGCTTTTTAATCAAGGGTGTTGGGGGATAGTAGAGAACCTCTTATTTTCACAGCCCTTACTTCGATACGAAGCGAAAATTAAAACAACAAAATTGATCAGTATCACAGCTTATTTTGATCCCCGTATGCGTGATGAAATGGAATGGAAAGTTTCACGTTGGCTTCAAAGTCGATCTCCATTAACGCGCATGAGTTGGGAGCTTCAAGCAAATCAAGATTGGCTCAAAGAGTGGAAAAAATATTTTAAACCGTTCTCTGCCGCAGGCCTTCGTTTTGTACCAGCTTGGGAAGTCTCAAAACTAATGCCTAGAGCTAAAACAGTGATTATTGAACCGGGTATGGCTTTTGGCACAGGCACACACGCGACCACACGTTTTGCAATTGAGCATCTTAAAAAATTATCGAAGAAAAATAAAATTAAAGGCAAAACTATTTTAGATGTTGGTGCGGGTAGCGGGATACTTTCAGTCGTGGCAGAAAAGTTTGGCGCACTTAAATGTCTAGCTATTGATAATGATCCTGAATCGTGGCGTGAATGTCGTAAGATGTTTAAGCTTAATAAAACTAAGAAATGCCGTGTGACAGAAAAACAACTACATCAGATTAAAAAGAAATACGACGTTGTTGTCGCAAATATTATTGATGGTGTTTTGATGGAATTAAAAAAACCGCTGTTGAATGCTCTCAAGCCTGGTGGATATTTGATTTTGTCAGGTATTTTGACTGATGGTGCAAGTGCTTTTATAAAAAGTTTTTTGAGCCGCACAAATTGTAAATTAATGAGTGAGACCAAAGATGAAGAGTGGACATCCCTCATCATTTCAAAATAA
- a CDS encoding RsmE family RNA methyltransferase translates to MRRFFVTPDNLNENQAVHLDGDEFHHLKNVCRLEEGERVELLDGEGRIALAVINQIGKKSATLDIEKIDKLSPMPFPHVKIILCVPRFQKMDLIIQKCVELGATEILPVVSDRSFVKSLSKDLTVKVKRWEKIAGEACKQSGRAWPMKISEFSTLAKASELAKADESLFLYEGDGVLNIKSALEKKQASTLETLTLFIGAEGGFSTTEVENFKKLGFQPVTMGSLVLRVETACIAILSVIQYHFGLMR, encoded by the coding sequence GTGCGTAGATTCTTTGTTACACCAGATAATTTAAATGAAAACCAAGCTGTACATCTTGACGGTGATGAGTTTCATCATTTAAAAAACGTTTGTCGCCTTGAAGAGGGCGAGCGTGTTGAACTCCTTGATGGCGAAGGGCGAATTGCCCTTGCAGTGATTAATCAAATTGGTAAAAAGTCAGCAACACTCGACATTGAAAAAATCGACAAGCTATCACCAATGCCATTTCCCCATGTGAAAATCATTTTATGTGTTCCTCGATTTCAAAAAATGGATTTGATTATTCAAAAATGTGTTGAACTAGGTGCGACTGAAATTCTGCCAGTGGTAAGTGATAGAAGTTTTGTAAAAAGCTTGTCCAAAGATCTAACAGTCAAAGTGAAACGTTGGGAAAAGATCGCAGGTGAAGCGTGTAAACAATCGGGTAGAGCATGGCCCATGAAGATATCCGAATTTTCCACATTAGCTAAAGCTTCAGAATTGGCCAAGGCTGATGAAAGCCTCTTTTTATATGAAGGGGACGGCGTATTAAATATTAAATCAGCTCTAGAGAAAAAACAGGCGTCGACTTTAGAAACTCTGACACTTTTTATCGGAGCTGAGGGCGGTTTTAGTACAACTGAAGTGGAAAATTTCAAAAAACTAGGCTTTCAACCAGTAACAATGGGCTCTCTTGTTTTGCGAGTTGAAACGGCTTGCATCGCAATTTTGTCCGTCATACAATACCATTTTGGCCTTATGCGTTAG